The Methanosarcina barkeri MS DNA window AGGTTCTTACTCCACAGGAAGCCCTTGAGAAGACAAGGCAGATCATAGCAGATTATCCCTTTATCAAGGTTGTTGGGATTGCAGGCCCGGGTGACCCTCTGGCTAATAAAGAGACCTTTGAAACCTTTGAACTAATCAAAAAAGAGTTTCCTGAACTCACACTCTGCATGAGTACAAATGGACTCATGCTTCCCGAAAAGCTGGAGGATATTCTGCGCGTAGGAGTTTCTACATTAACGGTAACAATAAACGCGATCGACCCTGAAATTCAGGCAAAAATCGTGGACCATGTAGTTTATCATGGAAAGGTATATAAGGGAATCGAAGGCGCAAAAATCCAGATAAAGAACCAGCTTGAAGGCGTTAAAGCTGCTGTTGATGCGGGTATTGTTGTCAAGGTAAACACCGTACTTGTCCCGGGCATTAATGATAAACATGTGGTTGAGATTGCCAGAAAACTCAACGAACTCGGGGTCTACATTATGAATATCATGCCCCTTATTAGCCAGGGAGCTTTTGCAAACATTGAACCGCCTACCCCAGAAGAAAGAAAAGCTGCCCAACAGGCGTGTGAACCTTATGTATTGCAGATGCGCCACTGCAGGCAGTGTAGAGCTGATGCGTATGGACTTCTTTCTCAAGACATGTCGCAGATGAGCGAAGAACGCAGAAAGCTCATAAAAATCCAGACAAAAGAAGATATCGAAAAAGCAAGAGAAGTCTTTAAGGAAAACGATGAACGGAAAGCTTGAAAAAAGCAGGAATTCCAAGTTTAAGGATTACCTCTCCAGTAGCATGAGTAATTATTAGCTTGGGATTAAAAGAAGTTTTTAAGTAAGAATTCAAGTAAGAGTTCAAATAAGAGTTCTGGCTTAAAAACCTGAAAAAAGAATTCTGGATCAATACCTGAAAAGTCGGAGTTAAGATTACTCCGCTTCTCAGATTTATTTTAAAAACGTACCTAATTGCGTTTATAAACATTACTCGATCGTGATTGCATTGTTCGGGCAGGCATCTTCGCATGCACCGCAGTCAAGGCATTCACTTTCATCCACAACTGCAATATCATCGTCGTTGAGAGAAATTGCACCTGCTGGACATTCGTCTACACAAGTTCCACAGCCTGTACAGATATCGGCATTAACTTTTGCTACCATTTTTTTCACTCCTTTTTAAACAGTAGAGGATTTTTATATATCTAAACATATATTAAGTTGCCTTAATAAGATTAAATTACTTGATAAAAAGCTGTCGCTTCTTCTCTACGAAACAAAGAACAAAAAAGATAAAGGATAAAAGAATAGGTACCCGCGAAAATATCTCAGGATTCTTTCATAAGAGAAGTTTCGTAATATCTAAGCTCATCGATAGCGTACTAAATAATTGTACTAATATAGTAATGTATTACCGACATGTTCTCATATTTGTACTATTGATTACTCGTATTTACACTGCTTAAATACTCGTGTTTATACTATAGATTATTCGTATTTATACTACTGAAATACTCATTTATACACTGATTATTCGCAATTGTACTGTTAATATTTGTATCTATACTACTGAAATACTCGTATAAATTCAAAAACAAAAGGAAGCCTGACATTGAACCTGGAAGAGCTCGCAGAAGGGATAAAGAACTTCGAAGGGGTTACCCGAAAAAAACAGATTGAGGACATCGTTTCAGTTTTCGAAGCCGTTCGTCCTGAGTATCAGAACGCGATCGTTGATTTTGGAGACGATGCGGCAGTTATCGACATCGGAGGAGATGACGTTATCCTCTTTGCAGCAGATGGAATCTGGGGAAGGCTGCTGGATGCCAGTCCCTGGTGGGCAGGCTATGGAGCTGTAGTCGTCAATGTAAACGATATCGCAGCAATGGGAGGAAAGCCTCTTGCTATGGTAGATATTGCTTCTTCAAGTTCTGAAACAGCCTGTAAGGAACTCATGGAAGGCCTGGCTGAAGGGGTCCGAAAATTCGGGGTCCCGCTTGTAGGTGGTCATGTCCATCCTGATACTGATTATAACTCCATTTCCGTTGCTATTATTGGGATAGTGAAGAAAGATTGTGTAATCCGGAGCGACACTGCCCGTCCCGGAAACCTGGTTATTGCAGCTTACGATATGGACGGAAAAATAGGACCAAATTCCCCTTATAGCTGGGATACAACGTCTTTTAAAGAGCCAGCATTGCTCAGGAAGAGCTATCTTGTAACCCAGGAAATTGCAAAACGAAAACTTGCTACAGCAGGAAAAGACATAAGCAACCCCGGGATTATAGGAACACTTGGTATGCTCTGTGAAACAAGCAGAGTCGGTGCAGCCATAGACCTTGAAAAAGTCCCAAGGCCCGAAAACGTGGATTTTGAGCAGTGGCTAAAAGTGCACCCTGGAACAGGCTATGTGTTTACTGCAGATCCTGAAAAGGCCGAAGAATGCAGAAAAGTCTTTGAAGAGGCTGGGCTTACAGCCGCTATTATCGGAAAAATCGAGGCAGGATTAAAACTCGATATTTATGATAAAACAGGTAGAGTTACTGTATTTGATTTTTCAAGGGAAAGCATTACAGGTATTTGTTCCGAATAATAGGAACTTTCCTGGCCTTATATTTTAACATTTTATATATTTTAAAGTTTAATATTTTGAAGGTTAATATTTTGAAGGTTACATCTCCACATTTTCGTCAAAAAAGATTAATTTTCATTGTTTATTTCAATCCGGGATTTTATGTTCCCCAGGCCATTTGCCCGAAGAAATTTAACCGGATTGAAAATACTTATTGAATTATTTGTAAAACCTAGTCGGATTGAAAAAACGTATTTATAAAATCTAGCCGAATTGAGAGAGTTTAAATGGTCACTGGTTTTCTACCCAGGATTTCATTTCGTCATAGAGGAATTTTTCAGCAGCCTGCACCTTTTCCAGAGAGCCACGGAGAACCAGGAGTTCTCTTTCTTCACTGTTTGCTATACCTACAAACATCTTTCTGGTAACAGGTTCAAGCCCAAACTCTTCAACAATATCGTAAATAATAGACACAACCGTGCCCGGAGGGATTATTAGGTCATACAGTTCTTCAAGATTCAGATCCCCGCATTCTTTTTCTTTTTCCTTTTCAAGTTGCTTTGAGGCAATTAACTCTTCCAGATTAAGTGTCTTGTGCATCCTGGGGTCACCTTCTTATTTTTCCTTTTTATTTTCCTTCCATTTTTCTGTTTGCAGCTTCTATCAGTTTCGATCAGCTTCAATCAAAAGAAGCAGGCGTAGTCAAGCGGAAAGGATTTTTGTTCGTTCATTGATAAAGTAATGAACATTGTTAAAGTAATGAATAAAGTAAATCAAACTAAAAATTACGATATTGAACGTTGAGATATCTCAGGTAGTTAATCAGATCTTTTTGTATCAACTTATGATAGGTATAATCATATTTATGATTGATTCTCATGGGCATTATCTGTTATGGCCTGAATATTTTAAATTCAAATTATATAACCATTAACTTATAAAATTGTATTATAATTCATGAAGCTAAGCCACGACTCTATATGATTAGTGAGAACTTGATGGTAGTGAGAACTTGAGGGCGAAAGTAGAGAAAACCGTATTCTTGACTTCCGTGCAAAGAATATCTGAGAAATAATTCAATCCCATATCAAATAATAACCAATGTTAAATACGAGCAGAGTTAAAGTATTAGAGGTACAACTTAAAAAAATAATAACATCTCCTTTACTTATTATGAACCGGAACGTAAGTAAGCATACTGCAATTTAAAGAAATATAGAAAAACGTAAGGGAATGTGAGGAAAAAGGTTCTAAGCAAACCGATTCTGAGCAAACTTTATCTGAGATGAAACTCTCTTATAAGAGGATAGCAATGCAGCAGTATAAATTGAAGCGCGGTTTTAAGCCTGATATTGACAGGATTTATTCTGTAATGACGGAATGTTTTTCCGGGGAGATCTCCAGAAACGAAGGAGTCCTTGAAACTTCCTATGGAGCTCTGTCAGAGATTAAAGTCTGGATTGAGAATAAAAAACTCTCTGTGGACACCGTTTCCGATAACGCAGTAACCGATGATGAAACTGTCATCCAGACCAATAAGTCCTTCCGGGATTTCCTGTATAAGGCTACCGGCTACACAGCAAAAGAACGAATAAAAAATGCCAAGAAAGAAGTCAGTGGGGAGTAAAACTCCTGACGACTTAATCTTATTTTGAAATTTTTTCTACCTGACACCCCCTATCTGGAGGTATCTTTCTGAGTGACGATTTTCTGGAAAAACTGAAGAGCTTTGAGATTCCCACCTGCCTGCGGGTCTGCTGCGGAACCGACGGCTCAGTGACCTTCCTGCTGGAAATAATGACCCGAAAAACGGTAAGTGTAATAACTGAGTCTCAGTATACCGTTAAGGCTGACAAAACAATTGCTGCCCTTCTATGCGTGGAAGAGGGCAGTGAGGTAAACGAGAGGGTAGTCAGGCTCTCTGCAGGGAACACAACTTTTGTCCATGCAAGGTCTCTTTCTCCTCTGGAACGCATGCCTGAAACCATGAAGGAACAGCTCATGCGTGCGGACATCCCGATCGGCCGGATCCTGCGCAGTCATAACCTTGAGACCAGGCGCGACATGACCGAACTTGAAATCCTGGAAAGACAAAACACCTTCGACGGCATACCTGTTCTTTCCCGTTCCTACAAGATAGTCCACAATAACCACGTCCTTATGTGGATTAACGAGCGCTTCCCTATCGATGAGCGCTGGAGCTTATAAAGAAAATATCAGGAAAAGACGAACCAAATAACAAAATTGGAATATAATAGCTTTTTCGAAGCAATTTTTCGATTTATTTTATGGCAAACTTGCAAATTTTGTAGCAGTCCGGGAGAAAATCCCACCTATTTCTGCTTTCAGTCGAAACCTTTATATCTCTGCTGTGATATTTTGGAGATGCTCTTTTAGCATCAGTGCCTTGGTGGCTTAGGGGTATAGCGCGTCCTTGGTAAGGACGAGGTCGCGGGTTCAAATCCCGCCCGAGGCTTAAGTCTATCAGTATAATGCCCTACTTTTTTAGGGTTTATTGGCTTATAAGGATATCCTTATCAAAAGTCAATTTCCCTCATTTCGTATTTTATAATCGATTTTTTACTCTCGAAGGGAACATATATTCAACTAATTCGGGTATTGCTTCTTTTGAGATCCCAAAGGAATCCATTAAGGTCTTTTCAGGGTTTTCAGGCAACTTGCCTGCAGATAACAGTATCCTTTTAATGTACTCTGCGAAGTCCTCTAATGTTAAGGTTTCTGTGACCTTTATGTTTTTGACAATATATGTGAGAATTTCTTGCCTTTCTCTAAAATGCTATTTCTCTAATACATTAACTTCTACATTCAGATACAGAACTTGTCCAGAGTCAGGACTAACGGTTTTAATATACATTTTTCTCGCCTCCTTCCCCGGGGCAAGGTATTAAGGATCAGAACACCAAATAGTATATTGCTTGTATCTATGTCGAATGTCCTGGGTTGCTTGTTCAGAGACCGGAAGAATGTAATAATCTCCTTTTCTGATAACTTGAGCAGGAGAAGATATAGTCCAATCTTTTTTATCTTCTTTCATCTCGTTTACAAGTTCGCGTTTGATGCCGCTACAATTATCTTTGTCTACCATTATGTAATATCTTTCACCCATAGTATTAGTGTCATATTCCATTCTATAGTTCCGAGTCATGTCATAGTCTTGAAGAATGGCTTTTACTTCTGACTCAGAAATTCCATCTTAAATTGAATATACAGACCACCTACTTGGGAATTGGAATACTGAGTTTGTGAATTAACTGGAGCTTTTATAAATTGTCCAGCAATCATCACGAGAATAAAAAAATAATAAAAAAAATAATTTCTTTATTGATTTTGCTCATATCAACACCTGAAAAGTGAAGATGATTCGATAAACCCATAGTTTGCTGTCTGTATAAGATATAAACAATCACTGAAACCAGAAATTTATCGAACTTCTCTTAGAAATTTTAAGGCTTCACATATATACGTTTTCTTTCTTGAGCACCATTGACTTCCACCTTTCGGGAACCAGATCCAACAAGCTATGGATCATTAATATAGATGTGATATGATCCAATAACAGTATCACCGTATCCATAACAAACTCGAAAATGATTTGGACTTGTAATCATAGTGAAAAACGGTCTGTAATTGTCGATCTCAGTTTTAGCGGTCGTAAAACTCATAGTAGTACTATTTTGTGTGCCCCGCTGCCCTAATCCACCCTGTTGCTGAATAAGCTGCTTATGTTTTTGCCTTCTTATGACTTATATCTCCTTTCTCTGGGCTTTTCATGGGTTGGTTGAGGGATAAAGGCCTTCTTGGGAGAGAGTCAGGTTCTGTAAGAAAGGGAAACTGCCGGGAAGATCGTCAAAGAAGTTGATGAAAAAATAATTTTCAAAAAAATCATCTATCACATGAGTACATATGTTATGTTAAAACATGTGTATTTTGGAAGATTTAAGAGAGAAATAAAGCGGAAAGAGAGAAAAATAGATGAAATTGCACAGGTTTTGTTACAAAACCTGTGTATATTAGAAACATAAATATTTTTAGAGAATGAAAAAAAATGGGGAAACAGAAAAACGAAATAGGAAGAAAATATCTAAAGATGGCATTTAACACATCCCTGCACTAATTAGCAGTCACCAAGAAGATGCTAAAGGTTCTCAATGACAAGATTATGAAAAAATTCATGCTCTAATTCGAGAAGAAATAGGAGTAGAATCAATCGTATCTTTAAGAGTAAGGAAAAGAAAGAAAATGTTAGTGTATAAACAAAAAAGCTGTAAAAATAATTTTATAAAACTAAGGATTTCTACAGAGTCGAAAGCTTGGTGTTTTTAAGTACCTAAAATTTAGTTGATACTCTAAACAATAGGTTACCAATCTCCAGTGACTTGGAGTATTACCCCACAATATCATCCAGACCTACAATCAAAACTTTCTCATTTGTTTCGAGTTCATTTTTTATCCTGATTGCATACCTCTCCAGAATATAATTCTCTCCAACAACCCAGGGCGCTGATCCATCTCCAAACTGGATATAACACATAACAGCCTTTTTCAACTGAAGGTTATTTTTTTCCACCATTGCGAGAACATTTTCATCTGGACCAAATTCTTCAGATAACATAATTATGTTATAATTTCCTTTTTTGATTTCAACTACAGAAGTCCAGTTTTCATCTTTCCTTAATTCATATATTTTATCTTCATCAACTTCTATGTAGTACATTCCTCGCCCAATATTAGAATTATAGTCTATGGTATAATTCACGGGTATGTCGTAATTTTCAAGAATGGCTTTAACTTCCGCCTCACTAGTTTCATTTTCAAATTGAATAAATAAACCAGGTGTTTTAACTTCTTGAGATTGCATCATCAGTGCTAAGAAGGTTAGAAGAGCAATAAAAACAACAATTACTTTGCTAATTTTATTCACATCAATCACCGAAAAAATGAGGAGTTTTAACTCCTCACATATATACGTTCAATTTCAGAACCGAATGCCTCCCAATAAGGTACACAGAAATATATGGGATTAGGATTACCTATACGCAAATATTCATTCGAACCACTTATTTTGTATCCACGACACATTCGAACATGACCTGGAACTCCACTCGCGAATTTAGCGATTTCTCTTGATTTATTCATAGCTGTAGTGGCATCAAAAGGTTTTGGCTC harbors:
- the nifB gene encoding nitrogenase cofactor biosynthesis protein NifB; the encoded protein is MPEDNPIDNTNRPEFDEGLLRKIAEHPCYDKKAQHKYGRIHLAVAPSCNIQCNFCVREFDCVNESRPGVTSKVLTPQEALEKTRQIIADYPFIKVVGIAGPGDPLANKETFETFELIKKEFPELTLCMSTNGLMLPEKLEDILRVGVSTLTVTINAIDPEIQAKIVDHVVYHGKVYKGIEGAKIQIKNQLEGVKAAVDAGIVVKVNTVLVPGINDKHVVEIARKLNELGVYIMNIMPLISQGAFANIEPPTPEERKAAQQACEPYVLQMRHCRQCRADAYGLLSQDMSQMSEERRKLIKIQTKEDIEKAREVFKENDERKA
- a CDS encoding 4Fe-4S binding protein, encoding MVAKVNADICTGCGTCVDECPAGAISLNDDDIAVVDESECLDCGACEDACPNNAITIE
- a CDS encoding methanogenesis marker 2 protein; amino-acid sequence: MNLEELAEGIKNFEGVTRKKQIEDIVSVFEAVRPEYQNAIVDFGDDAAVIDIGGDDVILFAADGIWGRLLDASPWWAGYGAVVVNVNDIAAMGGKPLAMVDIASSSSETACKELMEGLAEGVRKFGVPLVGGHVHPDTDYNSISVAIIGIVKKDCVIRSDTARPGNLVIAAYDMDGKIGPNSPYSWDTTSFKEPALLRKSYLVTQEIAKRKLATAGKDISNPGIIGTLGMLCETSRVGAAIDLEKVPRPENVDFEQWLKVHPGTGYVFTADPEKAEECRKVFEEAGLTAAIIGKIEAGLKLDIYDKTGRVTVFDFSRESITGICSE
- a CDS encoding DUF5611 family protein, giving the protein MQQYKLKRGFKPDIDRIYSVMTECFSGEISRNEGVLETSYGALSEIKVWIENKKLSVDTVSDNAVTDDETVIQTNKSFRDFLYKATGYTAKERIKNAKKEVSGE
- a CDS encoding chorismate--pyruvate lyase family protein; protein product: MRVCCGTDGSVTFLLEIMTRKTVSVITESQYTVKADKTIAALLCVEEGSEVNERVVRLSAGNTTFVHARSLSPLERMPETMKEQLMRADIPIGRILRSHNLETRRDMTELEILERQNTFDGIPVLSRSYKIVHNNHVLMWINERFPIDERWSL
- a CDS encoding UPF0228 family protein, encoding MEYDTNTMGERYYIMVDKDNCSGIKRELVNEMKEDKKDWTISSPAQVIRKGDYYILPVSEQATQDIRHRYKQYTIWCSDP
- a CDS encoding UPF0228 family protein, with the protein product MNKISKVIVVFIALLTFLALMMQSQEVKTPGLFIQFENETSEAEVKAILENYDIPVNYTIDYNSNIGRGMYYIEVDEDKIYELRKDENWTSVVEIKKGNYNIIMLSEEFGPDENVLAMVEKNNLQLKKAVMCYIQFGDGSAPWVVGENYILERYAIRIKNELETNEKVLIVGLDDIVG